In Pleurocapsa sp. PCC 7319, the following are encoded in one genomic region:
- a CDS encoding DUF3365 domain-containing protein produces MNNLIQDLKTRTIGLIALAVTVCFTAIACSGGGSTQAADGIAPEVVVDYVHTVLLADRTAYTKHVVNRLKTLEGKEKADGVVPAEATEGWDQTGGVPLPAQMFRLGSEVAAETADEKGIGFTYNLISTWNINDSHAPKSEFEKKAMEEVNKTGEPYKEYQEIGGQKYFSALYPDKAVAEACVTCHNTHPVHLERYPDKKFEMDEVMGGVIINLPIEET; encoded by the coding sequence ATGAACAACCTAATTCAAGATCTAAAAACCCGAACCATCGGCTTAATTGCTCTAGCGGTAACGGTTTGCTTTACGGCGATCGCCTGTAGCGGTGGCGGTTCAACCCAAGCTGCTGATGGCATCGCTCCCGAAGTAGTTGTCGACTACGTTCACACCGTCTTACTGGCAGATCGGACTGCTTACACTAAGCACGTCGTCAATCGACTCAAAACTCTGGAAGGTAAAGAAAAAGCAGACGGTGTAGTCCCCGCAGAAGCGACAGAAGGCTGGGATCAAACTGGAGGCGTACCCCTACCGGCACAAATGTTCCGCTTGGGTTCGGAAGTAGCAGCAGAAACCGCTGACGAGAAAGGCATTGGTTTTACCTATAACTTAATCTCTACCTGGAACATCAACGACAGCCACGCCCCCAAATCTGAATTTGAGAAAAAGGCGATGGAAGAAGTTAACAAAACAGGCGAACCCTACAAGGAATACCAAGAAATTGGCGGACAAAAATACTTCTCTGCCCTCTATCCCGATAAAGCCGTAGCAGAAGCTTGCGTAACTTGCCACAATACTCACCCAGTTCATCTTGAACGTTATCCCGATAAGAAATTCGAGATGGATGAAGTTATGGGCGGAGTTATTATCAATCTTCCCATTGAGGAAACCTAA
- a CDS encoding cytochrome c3 family protein, producing MKEMKFTVRANSHSSSQWTGITISLTLALFTFTWCIPDVALADGVSKAQLQKIEQQWQTSAHALADVNCSSCHQNQETKKFVAMPTEESCQSCHENSVDTFLLGKHGIRTLEGMSPLTPGMAHLPMKDGVADKQMNCNTCHNVHTVNTYQASVDSCLTCHSDNHSLNYKNSPHAQIFQKIGTLPRPDNNSVTCATCHLPRENSGDSVLVNHNNTYTLKPRDRMVKEVCMNCHGVEHAYNSIFDDELVEANFARPPNQKMPTFQLVRDLEKKRSSKRN from the coding sequence AAATAGTCATTCGTCCTCACAATGGACGGGAATAACGATCTCTCTAACATTGGCACTATTCACGTTTACCTGGTGTATCCCCGATGTAGCCCTGGCAGATGGAGTTAGCAAGGCACAGTTGCAGAAAATTGAACAGCAGTGGCAAACCAGCGCCCATGCCTTGGCAGACGTAAACTGTTCTAGCTGTCACCAAAACCAAGAAACCAAGAAGTTTGTGGCAATGCCAACAGAAGAAAGCTGTCAAAGTTGCCATGAAAATAGCGTCGATACTTTCTTGTTAGGCAAACACGGCATTCGTACCTTAGAAGGTATGTCGCCCCTAACGCCTGGGATGGCACATTTACCGATGAAAGATGGGGTTGCGGACAAGCAGATGAACTGCAACACCTGTCACAACGTCCATACAGTCAATACCTACCAAGCCTCGGTAGACTCTTGTTTGACTTGTCACAGTGACAATCATTCTCTCAATTACAAAAATTCTCCCCACGCTCAGATCTTCCAGAAAATTGGGACGCTACCCCGCCCCGACAACAATTCCGTTACTTGTGCTACCTGTCACCTACCTAGAGAAAATTCTGGCGACAGTGTTTTAGTCAATCACAATAACACTTATACGCTTAAACCACGCGATCGCATGGTGAAGGAGGTTTGTATGAATTGTCACGGCGTAGAACACGCCTACAACAGTATCTTTGATGATGAGCTAGTTGAAGCCAACTTTGCTCGTCCGCCCAATCAAAAAATGCCTACCTTTCAACTGGTACGCGATCTTGAGAAAAAAAGATCGAGCAAAAGGAATTAA